CAGCACGTGCATCCGGCCGGTGTTTCCGCCGCTGGCGGGCTCGGGCACGAAGAGGCAAAGTCCCGAGAACGTGATCCGAAGGGTGAAGGCCATCGTCTTTGCAGCCTTGTCTGAGGGTGGTCTTTCCATTCCGCGGGACGCGGACCCCGGCCGTCGTCCGGGTGCGGCACATTCGTCGGACGGGCCTTCCGCGATTCCCGTCCGCCGTCCTCTGGAGTGCTCTCCCGTCTGGCGTGCCGCGCGATCCAACGTTTTGCGGGCGGCTGCAGATGCTTGACCGCGAGGCCGCCGAGGCGCTCTTCCTGAAGCACCTCGACTGGGTCGACAAGGTCGCCTCCATTGCCTGCAGCAATCATGGCGTCTGGGGCGCCGACGCCGAAGACTTCGCTGCCTGGGTGCGGATGAAGCTGGTGGAGGACGACTACGCCGTGGTGCGCCGCTTCCGCGGCGATTCCGAGATCAAGACGTACCTGGCGTCCGTGGTCGTCCGGCACTTCGTCAACTTCAATCGCGCGCAGCGGGGCCGCTGGCGTATTTCGGCGGCGGCGGAGCGGCTGGGCGCGCCCGCGGCGGACGTCGAGACGCTGGTGCGCCGCGACGGCTACACCCTGCAGCAGGCGGGGGAGAAGCTGCGCACCGCGGGCCGCACCACGCTCTCGGACGCCGAGCTCGCGCGCCTGCTCGATCAGCTGCCCGAGCGTGCGCCGCTGCGCCCCGTCGTGGGAGAGCCGGCTACGGGGCTGGATGGCGCGCCCGGCGCCTCGCGTGCGGACGAGCGGGTGATCGAGGCCGAGGCCGAGGGTCGGCGCGCGGAGATGCTGGGTGCGCTCGGGACGGCCATGGAGCAGTTGGAACTGGAGGAGCAGCTGATCGTGCAACTGCACTTTGCCGAGGGGCACACCCTGGCCGACGTGGCCCGTGCCCTGCGCCTGGAGCAGAAACCGCTGTACCGGCGCGTCGAGCGCCTGCGCGTCCGGTTGCGCGCGGTCCTGGAAAGCGCAGGGTTGGGCGGAGACGACGTGCGGGGCCTCCTTTACGAGCTTGACGCACCATGAGCGAGCGAAATCGCGGGCGCCGAGAGTCCCTGGCGGGAGGTTGCCGGTGAGCGATCACGGGAGCGACGACGAGCGGCTGGCCGCCTTCCTGGATGGCCGGATGGACGTTCGCAGCCGAAAAGAGATGCTGGCCCACCTGACCGGGAGCGACGAGGACCGCGCGGTCCTCGCCGGCACCGCGGCCATCCTGCGCCAGCTGGAAGAGGCGGGCGCCGGCGCACCGGGGCAGGCGTCTGCAGCCGCGTCAGGTCTGGAGTCTGTGGACAGGGTCGTGGCGGAGGGCGTGATCCCCCTGGACACGCGCCGCACCTCGCGGCCCGAGCCCGATCACAAGGTCCGTCCGACGCGCGCGCCGGTCCTCCGGTGGATGGCTGCTGCGGCGGCGGTGGTGGGCATCGCGCTGATCACCGGACGTGCGCTGCGCACCCGCGCCTCCGTCGCCGGCGAGCCGGTGCGCCTCGTCACGCGGCTGGCGCACGGCGCCGAGGGGCTGCCCGCGGGGTGGACCGAGCGGCGGCCGTGGACGTCCGTGCGCGGAGACGACCGGGGCGGCGCCACGTCACCCGGCGAGCGGTTGGCGAGATCCGCACGTGCCGGCGCGATGCTGGTGGACCTCGCCGTGGCAGTGCAGGCGCGCGACGCCGCGGCAACGCGGGTGCTCGCGATCCAGCTCGCCGGCCGTTTCGATCCACAGGGAGGACGCAGCGGCGCGCTCCGCAGGATCGCCGACGGCGCGGCGGGGAGCCCGGAGCGGCTGCGGCCGCTGATCGGCGAGGCCACGGAGCGGATCGCAAAGCGGCTGGACCGGGACGCGCTACGGCTGGGCGCCTGGACCGAGGCTGCGGGGCTGGCCGCCGCGTGGCAGGACGCCGGCTTCTTCCGCGGCGGCGAGACGCGCCGGATGCTCGACCAGGCCGGGCGGCTGACCGCAGCGGATCCGCCGGCCCACGCGGCGGTGCAGCAGGTGCGGCTTCTGCTGGCGGCCGATCCCCTGCGATGGGAGGCGCTCGCACCCGCGATCGACGCGTTGGCCCGCGAGCTCGCGAGCGAGTGAGCCGAAGCCGCGGATCGCCGCGAGCTCCCGGACGCGCCGCGGTGGGCGTACGGGAGTCGTTTCACACTCAGCTCCCGATGTAGCGGAATCCGGCCCACGCCGCGGGGGAGTGCCGCGCGGGGTCGTTCGAGCGGAGCAACTCCAGCTGGGCCTCGCGCAACGCCGCGGCTGGGTCGGCCGAGCGGCGGTAGGCGCGATGGAACGCCAGCATCAATGGCTGCGTCAGCCGGTCGTCGGCCTCCCACAGCCTTCCCACCACCCCGCCCGCGCCCGCCGCCAGCAACGCACCGGAAAATCCCGCCAGCCCGCCCGAGCGCCCCTCGCGCGAGCGCACCGTCCGGCACGCCGCGAGCACAACCAGGCGCACGCCGCGGAGCTGGAGCGCGTTCACGGCTTCCGCCGTGAGGCGCCCGGTGGTGCCCGACCCCGCGAGCACCAGGGCCGACTGCTCCGGCCGGGCATCGTCGAACACCGCATGGCCGGCGTAGTGAATGACGCTGGCTCCCGGTGCGCGGTCGCGCAGGGCGTCGCGCGTAGCGGCGGGGCCCTGGAGCACCACGCTCGCCCTGTACATCATGCGAAGCGAGTCGACCTCCGCCCGCGCGCCACGAAGTCTGTCGAGCGTGGGATACTGCGTCGGGTCGAACGCAGGGTCGGCCACGAGCAGCGCAGGGGCCGACCGGTCGGCTGGGGGTGCGGACCGGGCTGCTTCGGCCAGGGTGGCGGCGAAGCGCAGCGGGTGATCTTGCACCAGATAGCGGGCCCGTCTGGCGTCCAGCAGGACGTCGAAGGGCACGCCGGCGATCTCGCCGTCCACGAGGATCACCAGCGGCGTCTCGGCCCGGCCGAGGCGGTTTTCGACCGGCCGCACCAGCAGCTCGTAAAGCCGGGCGAGGTCCGGGCGGGCGAACGCCGCCCGGGCCGGCGACTCCAGCGCGGCGACGCTCCGTTCGATCATCGTGAGGACGTTGCCGCGGCTGACGGTCCGACGCAGCAGGCGCACGTCGGTTCCGCGCAATGTCCACGTGAGCAGCGTGTCGCCGATCAGGGCGTACTCCACCGCCACCTGCCCGGGGGGTGCCGCAGGCAGGCCGGTACCCAGCGCGGAAGCCCCGTATCCGGGCGCGAACGAGACGCGGCCGCGCTCGACCGCCTGCAGCGCGGCGATGGTGTCGCCGGCGTGGAGGTGAAGCATCACCAGCTGGTCGAACCGGCTGCGCGCCTGCTCCATCACCGCCACACGTAACGAGGCGTCCCCAAGGCTCTGGGATAGCCCGTGAATGCGGGTGGTGGCGGCGTTCAGGTCGGCAGTTGCGGACGAGAGCTCCCGCCGCGCGAGCCGCACGTCGGCCCGCTGGAGGAGTGCGGGGAGAAGCCACGCCGAGTTGCCGTCTTTGGTGAAAAAGGCCACAGCGGAGTCCAGGTCCGCCACCGATGCTGTGTCGGGGGCTACAAGTGCCCGCGAGTAACCGACTGTCCTCGTGAGCCACTTGCGAGGTCTCGAGGCGCGAATTGTCCTGACGAGCGAATCGGCGCGATACAAATCCTCTGACGCTTCCTCCTGTCGACCTCTGGCCCACCGGGTACGAGCCCTGCCAAGCAGCGCCTCCACCAGGTGGCGCACCCGCTTCTCGCGCAGGGCCACGGAGACGTCTTCATCCTGAACGACCAAGGCCGCCCGTGGCATCTGATCGACCGTCGCGCAGTTCGCAAGCACCAGAAGCGTGTTGTGGAGCCGAACGGATGAACGATGCTCACGCAGCGACATCAGCCCGCGGTGCATCAAACGGTACGCGGCCAACGTGTCTCGTTGAGCGTAGGCCGCTTCCCCTTCCATCTGCCACTGTGCCGCTGTGTACTCGGTTTCACCCGCACGTTCGAACAGCCGGGCTGCGGCTTGGTACGCAGCGCGGGCTTCCGCGGGATGGCCGTTGCGAAGCAGCCCGGAACCTCTGATCCAGAGTGCACGCGCGACCAGCGCCGGGTTCCGTAGCGAATCGATCCGGAGCAGCACGGCTTGGAGCCTTGAATCCGCTTCGGCGAACTGCCCGTCGAAAATGAGTGTCGCGGCGCCAAAGACTTCCGCCGAGCGCGTCAGAACTGGAGAGAACGGTGCCGCACGCGCCGCGCGGGCGAAGGAGTCTCGGGCGGCGGCGTGCTCCCCGCTTTCATTCAGCACTTGACCTGCCGCGTAAGCGCGGTGCGCGCGGGCTAACAGGCGAGTCGCTGCTGGATCGTCCCTGACCGCCCGAATCGCTCGGACCGCGTCCGCGAGCGAGGCATCTCCACCGCGCGCTTCCAACGCGCCGCCCAGTTGTTCCGCGAGCTGCAGCAACTCCGCGGTCCGGGCCGGGTTCCCGGCCTCGTGCGCGCTCCCCCAGTCACCCAGCACCGAATCCCAGCCGTACAGCCGCGCCTCCTGCGGATTCGCCCCGGCGAACGCGCGCACCTCCGCTTCGGGAGCTCCGGGCTGGGGCGGCTCTTCGGTCATCGGGGGATGGCGAAGCAAGCTGCGCCGCTCCCGCGCCTCTTCGGCCCACCTGCTCGTCGAGTCGCTGCGCAGGTAGTCTGTCCAGGCGATCTTGGCCTGCTCATCCAGTCCCAGCGTTTGCAGCGCGAGAGCGGTGTTGAACCGCGCGGCCGGGTTGTGGGGCTCGGTGGCGACTGCCTCGAGTGCGTAGTTCAACCCTTCCAGCAGGTCGCGCGGATTCTGGGTGCGCTGGGCGCGGACGAGGTGCGCGGCCGACAGGTCGACCAGCAGCGGCACCCGCCGGCGCGAGAGCCGCAGCGCCCTGGACAGCCGGGTGATCGCCGCGCTGGCCGCCTGCTCCGTGTCGTCATCGCCGACGATCGCCAGCAGCGCCGATGCCTGAAGCGAATCCGGATCGGAGCTTTCCCCCGCATCGGCCAGCGCCTCGAAGCCATCCAGTCGGCCGGCGTCGGCTCCGCACGATTCCCGGGGCACCGTTTCACCCGTCCGAGGCCGAAGGACGGAGCACGGGTGGTATTCGACCGGGATGGAGAAACGCGGCGAGAGAACGCGGGCGGGCCGCGAAGCCACGAGCTTGCTCACAACCGTGACGTGCGAGAACCCACGGCGGGTGCCGGCCACCATCACTCCAAGGACGGTGGCGCCGCCCAGCAGCAGAAGGGGCCAGCATTTCAGCAGTGGGCGCGGCGAGCGCCGTAATGAGGGCTGAGACATGTGTGCGTCACGGATGCGGGAACGTGAAGGAGATGGCAATGATGGAGAGGGAAGAAACCGCAGATCCCAGCGCAAAGGTGGGGCGCCTGGTTGGGGGAATCGCGCGCCGCCCGCCTCTTGGGAATTGTCTCACGTTACACCAGCAGAGTCAACGGTTTATCGGAAGGACACAACCTCCCGTGCGCGTCATCACGATTTGGGGGGTTATTTTTTTGGCAACGTGCCGCCGTGCAGTGAGTTCGCCGGCCTGCGGAGCTCGACAGATTCCGGCGATCCTGCGCGCGTGGCCTGCCCTCTCTCGCTGTTAAGCCGGTGATCGGGCTTTTCAAGCGCCTTCAAACGGTTGTTCTGCGAGTACGCCGTACTCCCCGTGTGGTCCGGTAGCCCGAGAGTAAACGATTGGAGTGATGGCTGAATGGATGGATGGATTGGATACATCTGTCAGAAGGTCTGTTCGTGGAAGCGTCCGCCCAACCGACGAACGAGGCGTCGTTCCTCGCGCGCGAAGGCCCCGCCGATCAAGCGGACAAATCACCGCGGGCTCCTGCGCAACGTCGCCGTTGCTCGGCAACCGGGGCGCGCCGAAGTCCGTCCCCGCGCTCGCGGTCGCGCTGAACGACGAGGAGCCGCTTGTGCGCGGGCACGCGGTATAGGCGCTCGGCCGCATCGGCACCGACGGAGCGAGGCAAGGGCTCGCGAGTAGAGCGGAGGTGGAGATGGATGCGGGATGTGTGAGGAAATCGAGATCGCAATGGAATCCGCAGCCGCTCGACCGTGAGCTGCAGGCTTCCGAAATCCCGGCGCACTCAGGCCGCGCGCGACCCCACCCCGGATTCCGGATTAGAGAGCGCACTGGACAGGATGGCGTGCAGCCTTTCCCGAATGGAGGCATCGTGCTCCGGAACCGCGGAGATCGCCTCGATTCCGCCGTTGTAGCGCACCGGAGGTCCGGGGTAGAGGATCGCCGCGCACCGGACGACCCGGTTGCCTTCGGGCGTTCGGATCGCGTCGCGGTAGGCGTGCATCTTGTCGATGTCGACCTTCAGGGGCTTCGTGCCACCCTCGGCATCCAGCGGCTCGCCGTCCAGCTTGTACTTGGGGTCGAAGAGCCACACCCGCGGACTTGCCCCGGGCACCCGCAGCTCCACCGCCACGTCCGGGATCTGCCGGTAGGTGAACGAGCGCAGTTCTCCCCCCGCGCCATAGGTGCGCTCGGGGATCAGCTTCACCTCGCCGCCGGTGGCCTCGTGCAACAGGGTCACGGCCGCCTGGTTGCCGGGCAGCGCCTGCACGAACAGCCCGTCTCGCGTACGCTGCACCAGCCGCTGTTCGCTCACCCGCCATCCGTGCCCGGCCGCGGCGTCCAGCAGCGCGT
This genomic interval from Longimicrobium sp. contains the following:
- a CDS encoding RNA polymerase sigma factor, coding for MLDREAAEALFLKHLDWVDKVASIACSNHGVWGADAEDFAAWVRMKLVEDDYAVVRRFRGDSEIKTYLASVVVRHFVNFNRAQRGRWRISAAAERLGAPAADVETLVRRDGYTLQQAGEKLRTAGRTTLSDAELARLLDQLPERAPLRPVVGEPATGLDGAPGASRADERVIEAEAEGRRAEMLGALGTAMEQLELEEQLIVQLHFAEGHTLADVARALRLEQKPLYRRVERLRVRLRAVLESAGLGGDDVRGLLYELDAP
- a CDS encoding CHAT domain-containing protein, producing the protein MVAGTRRGFSHVTVVSKLVASRPARVLSPRFSIPVEYHPCSVLRPRTGETVPRESCGADAGRLDGFEALADAGESSDPDSLQASALLAIVGDDDTEQAASAAITRLSRALRLSRRRVPLLVDLSAAHLVRAQRTQNPRDLLEGLNYALEAVATEPHNPAARFNTALALQTLGLDEQAKIAWTDYLRSDSTSRWAEEARERRSLLRHPPMTEEPPQPGAPEAEVRAFAGANPQEARLYGWDSVLGDWGSAHEAGNPARTAELLQLAEQLGGALEARGGDASLADAVRAIRAVRDDPAATRLLARAHRAYAAGQVLNESGEHAAARDSFARAARAAPFSPVLTRSAEVFGAATLIFDGQFAEADSRLQAVLLRIDSLRNPALVARALWIRGSGLLRNGHPAEARAAYQAAARLFERAGETEYTAAQWQMEGEAAYAQRDTLAAYRLMHRGLMSLREHRSSVRLHNTLLVLANCATVDQMPRAALVVQDEDVSVALREKRVRHLVEALLGRARTRWARGRQEEASEDLYRADSLVRTIRASRPRKWLTRTVGYSRALVAPDTASVADLDSAVAFFTKDGNSAWLLPALLQRADVRLARRELSSATADLNAATTRIHGLSQSLGDASLRVAVMEQARSRFDQLVMLHLHAGDTIAALQAVERGRVSFAPGYGASALGTGLPAAPPGQVAVEYALIGDTLLTWTLRGTDVRLLRRTVSRGNVLTMIERSVAALESPARAAFARPDLARLYELLVRPVENRLGRAETPLVILVDGEIAGVPFDVLLDARRARYLVQDHPLRFAATLAEAARSAPPADRSAPALLVADPAFDPTQYPTLDRLRGARAEVDSLRMMYRASVVLQGPAATRDALRDRAPGASVIHYAGHAVFDDARPEQSALVLAGSGTTGRLTAEAVNALQLRGVRLVVLAACRTVRSREGRSGGLAGFSGALLAAGAGGVVGRLWEADDRLTQPLMLAFHRAYRRSADPAAALREAQLELLRSNDPARHSPAAWAGFRYIGS
- a CDS encoding nuclease domain-containing protein — translated: MRARLRRLGPVLRGPRHTALAAEAAELEQTLRAARHRASFLDQAGELAHTPDRLTMVLLKRDPYRAALAGLLELHRRVAVQLQAPEMEAPLENLPALYQLWGTLHVADALLDAAAGHGWRVSEQRLVQRTRDGLFVQALPGNQAAVTLLHEATGGEVKLIPERTYGAGGELRSFTYRQIPDVAVELRVPGASPRVWLFDPKYKLDGEPLDAEGGTKPLKVDIDKMHAYRDAIRTPEGNRVVRCAAILYPGPPVRYNGGIEAISAVPEHDASIRERLHAILSSALSNPESGVGSRAA